Genomic segment of Tiliqua scincoides isolate rTilSci1 chromosome 1, rTilSci1.hap2, whole genome shotgun sequence:
GGCAGCTGTTATTCTCATACGTTATGCTGTGGTTAGATCTGTCCCAACCAGAACTCTGCTGTGGATATGTCACCAAATTGTAAACAGGAAGGCCTCAGCTGAAACCTCACATCTATCATAAATGCTTTAGGTAAGCCCCTGTGCCTCAACTCTCCCTCTGAAATAGGTTGATAATACTGCTTTACCTTTCAGAGGTGTTGGAAGGTTTACAAAGAAAGAcgggatataaatctttcaaaattaattaattaactaactaaCATCTTGAACACTTGGGCCCAAAGTACATGCTGCACATTCATGGGTGTAACAGTAGCCAGACAATTATTTTAGAATAGGAAAAACTGTTCCGGGAGCATAAAAATGATGATGAATGTGTTTGTGTATTTGCAGAGTTTGTGCCTCCGTGTGTGTTGCATAAATGCTACATATAGCTATTGAACTTTTATGATTATCCTTATAGCTTTTGATCTTGGACAACGGCAAAGAGACAGTCTGTATGAATGTCTGCATAGCCCACCCACATGCAGGTCTCCATTCATCCACATGCAGGAAGCCCATTCCAAAGCTTTGCTGAGAAAACTGACTGAAGGAGTATTTTGGGTGAACCCAGAATCAGGCTGTCGCCCTGTTAAAAAAATCTCTTAAGAGAAACAGATTTTTAAGTGGCAATATTGTCTTTATTTCGTAAAATAAAAATTCATTACACAAAAACAATAATCACCTACAAACATAAAATGCCATgtatttgcattctaaaaagtgggtcccagtgctaaaggagtgagaaccactgctttggagAATGGCTATTTGCAGATATTGAAAGATGTTGATCGCATTTAACTTCTGAGTTTGGTTGATTGTTGACATGATCTCTGCCTTATCTTCTCTCCTGGATTAGTAGACCTCATTCTTGGAAGCTGGACAGTTTTCTTCATAGGATGGAGGACAAGAGTGGCCTTCTGCAACATCTACATTACCTCTGTTTCCGAGAATCATAACTTCAGCAGGTGGTGCACTGCCTGCGACAGGGTAGGGCACAAAAGCGATCGTCTGAAACAAAGACAAATCATTAACTTTATTTTGATCATCATCACCCCCACCATTCTCTTATCATTATGGTGACTCTTTTCACTGCCATCACCTCTTTCATCATAATGAAAGAACTGCCCTACGTTCCCTAAGGCAGACAAGAGCAGATGTTTtaagaaaacagaacaaaagaaaagccctgttgggaagcccccaagcaggagGTAAGGGGGCATActcttctcccacctttgctcctcTCTAACATGCATTCAGAGATATACTGAACCTGGAGGTCACCGTGGCCATCATGActgatagccattgatagacctgcccATGTCCAATCTCCTTTCAAAGCCATAcaggctagtggccatcaccacatcttgtggcagcgcAAATTAGAGGATCCCTTTCTGGACAAAAAGCATTTCTAGAAGTCTGAAATTTCTAGATTTCAAAAAGCAATCTGGACTAGGACTGGAATGCAGGGGAGGGCTGGCCCTTCCCACTGTGCTGTTCACCTGCCAAAAATCTACCCAGCTGctattccaccccaccccctgtggAACTGAGTGGTCAGTGGTACAACTCCATGGAATGGCATGAAAAGGTGAGGTCAAAGATGGAACAATAGATAACTTTTATTGTGGAGATAAAAACACAATGATATGGAGGGGAAATTTAAAAAGGTAGTGTGGTATATGCAGAAATCACTCATATAGCCTAAATGGAGGGAGTTGCAATAGCAGGAGAAGTGGATGACTGGGGAGCAAGAAGAGCAGGGAATTATGGTGCCCCACAATGCAGGACCAAAGGTGAGTCACTGTTCTCTCTAGACTGAACCAGGACTAAAGGGAAGTGGTGATTCCTTGGAGGGATGTGAAATCACGTCACTCACTGGTGGTGGAAAGGCCAGTCTGTCCCCCATCCAGTTGCTTCTAACTGATGTCCCAATTTTATGAGAAGGCGATCAACTGGAAGCGGGGCCTTCCTTATTCTCGGGGAACTTGATGGCTCAATTGAAGGCAATTCTATACTGGAGACCTAGGGCTAATATTTGGGCAACCCCCAAAACTGCTAGCTTAAAAATAGACTGCCCTCTGTTATGGGCTTTTGCGACAGCAGGTTGAGCATCCCGCTACCACAAAAGGCCCAGTGACAGTGCGCAGAGTGAACTGCCACTGAGCCAGTCTGAGTACCACTGCAAAATGGTAGCATTATCAGAACCACACTGGAACAGACCCTAGACTACACCAGGGTAGGCAAGGCGGGGGTGTAAAGGGAGGTTGGGATGGatggcagtgggcagggagacGGTTAGAGGTGTGGGTCTTGGTGACATATGCACAGTGGAAAGAAAGGGGGTGCTTAATGCAAAGCTATACTTAAGCAGCCATCTAGAATGTGGTGGGAGTGAATTGTGCTTACAAAACAAAGTTCTGCCTTGTTTAAACTTGTGCAACATGAGCCCTCTTGCCACCAGTCCAATTCAAATGCCATGAGACTGGCCTGTCTCATGCTATCCTGGCATGTACCATGTACACATGGAAGCAAAAATGCATCACTATAAAAGAAACATGTAAGCACTCGtcttggtgcttttttttctctttgcagtGGGGGACACTCTTCCTTACCATGAGACAAGACATGGAAAGGAGATATAGCAAGAGAGGCCTTTCTAGGCTGGGTCAGATGCATGATCCTGACCCAGATTCCTGTCTCTAAAAATGGATCCCACCTGAAGATTCAGAGGGAATGGCAAGAGACCCATAATAGTCTGAAGCAGTTTTTCATTCATGTTTCATCTATGTTCATCAGTGAAACATCCACCTGTATTACTATATATTTCTATTCATCTTTGATCTGCTGAAATCATGAGAAATGTGTGAAATGCTTACTGGGTCAGTCTTACAGCAAGTTGCCTCGCATCCAAAATGAGCTGTCGAAACTGTGATGCAGAATTCCAGGATAGTGAACAAAAGGAGGAGGACACAGATACCGGTACGTGAGTACTGCAGAGCAGAAAAGCATGTGGAACATGAACACCTAATCTTTATCTCAGAGTAAGGTGCAACATTGCAATGTTAAAGAATCTCCTAGTAATCATATTATAGACTCAATGGACTTGAAAACAACAGTGAAAAATTCACTGGTTCATTCAGTGAAAAACCAGGCACAACTATAGGCGAGGGGGTGGTGGCAACAATTTGGAAACTTTTGATCAAGGGGTCTCTCCAACACATAAATACATTTTGAACACAATGTTACATAACCTTTGATAGTGTGTAAGGCAGACAGGTAGGCCAGAGGGAGCTTAGGTCATCTCCTACAGAGATCAGCACTAGCTTGAGAGAACTCTTACCATATTggacttttaaaaagttgaaagCCACCttatgagtctccttggagtcTCTTTGGAGTTAGAAAGAAAGGATAGAAATgcctggataaataaataaatgcacagcCACACTGCATAGGATGTCATGAGCACTGTGGACATAGCAGCTATGAGAAAACAGGACACACTCTAGTGGCAAAATATTTCAGTGCAAATGCTGAATGCAGTTCTCCCTCAGCCTAAGTGCTGCTTTAAGCAGGATCCTGCTCTTCTGAGTGACAAACATACTGCATCGTTCACTGAATCCTACCTAAAAAATTCAGAGTTATCTGTGGAATCACTTACCCATAAGGAAAGCCCATAATGATCAGATATGTGAAACCTTTCAGGTGAATTTATAGCCAGCTCTGCTATTTGTACTCCAATGCCAATTAATGCCATCACAGCACTGGTGATGTTCATTCCAACAGCACATTTCACCTAAAAGAAAGACAGAAACAAATTGGCTACCAAAAGGTACAGACACAACACAGATCTCCTTTAAGGAAAATAGTGAATGTGAACCAAAATGGGCGTTCCCAAAATGGGCATAAGAAACTCATAGTTGAAGCTGAATCAAGGTTTTCATCTGAAGAAAACTGAGAGAGAAACAGGAAGCAGCTCGGGATACTGTGAAGCAAACCTTAAAGTATACAAAACTATGCAATTTCATATTCTTTCaaatcattcctccctttgatGCACCCCGCCAACAAAACACgtgctgcatcttatgggggAGATGCCAAATAGTTCTCCTTTTGTTCTTTAGGGTTTTCTGGCCTGGAATGGGGGTTTGAATACAATGgagacctcctgccccactcctgacctgcccctccccctgaccCAAAACACCCTTccttgcctctgttctgccctcctctcaatgcccctgtgccactcagcgCATACTCACTGACACCCGTTCCTCAAGATTCAGCACTTGTGGGATGGTGAAGCCTTTCTGCTGCCCCTGCATCTTACTCACAGGGTTTTGAAAATTGCTTTAGCACACCTTTATGACACCTATATATGTGGCTTGAATGAGCAGTGACAGGCctggacagggcctctgagaggaatctcCTCATggggtacaaggtttcttttggaccccttcccagagagggagggggtggaacagagtaggggggcagaagggaggcaaaacaagcagggggaaagtggcaacagccagaatagtctttggagcccaggtctaccaggcttccccagGCAGAGCTCAGGCCTACCCGCCTGCCTGGTGCTGGCAGCTCAAAGCAGTAATACGAAAACCCTCTGAAGTCTCCCTAAAATCtgtcaaatatagaaaatccctGCAGGAGATTCGCAGCATAGGATCGAAGATCACCCTGGAACTGAAAGGGTCTTGTGTACCATGGGAAGTGCATCCACAAGCCTAAGAGCGGCTGTAGCAAGTCGGTTTTCCCCCAGgcgtgacactgttaaggagtgtatgcattcctgggcctggtgtgcatggcctGTGGCAGCAGTTGTCGCCATGAGCCCATGTAATGTCCCATGTGGGCAGTAagcctgggtgagattggaaaatgtcaggtcccaggaactttctgggccccctcctttggttcctgggccccctttctgactctgggcccaggtacaaattactccctttacccccctctcctaggccctgggcctGGATCTGCTAGATGTTTTTTATAAACCAAAATGTTTCCATTATATAAAGATCTTAATTTGAGACTTTGTTTGAGCTTGCTGTGTATAGGGGTGGATCTTCCTGGGATCTGTGTATAGGGGTTTACTACGTACGGGGTGGATCTTGCTGGGAGCAAGTGgtgggacttggggggggggtgttagacTGCAGAGTTTGCAGCTGACCAATCATACAGACAAAtgatacatctctctctctctctcaccaaggAAAAGTTCAGGTGTTTTTCAGTGGACACCGACAAGGATCCGGAAACAATGAActgttcaaaagaaaaagaaatatatgCTTTGGAGTGCAATTCTCTTAAAACCTACAGAAACATGATTCCAGTCTAGGAAAGCTTGATAATATTTCAGTGATATCAAAAAGTAGCAGATTGTCTCCCATTACCAAAATAAgctttattatattatttaatcTTTTGTTTTTACAAGCATATCCCTATTTTGCAAGGAAATCAATGTAAAAAATTGCAAATTAAACAACTAACTGAAGGAATCAGTAAAACACTCAACAAAAGAAATCAGCTGAAGATATCAGTAAAATACTCTACAAAAACCTGAAGGTGGTAAACAACAAAAAATGGGAGCCTCTCTAAGACACAGTCAACAATACTTACAAAGATTCCACTCCAGAACGGGTAGCCTGAATAAGCCGCCAAAGGTATGTACCTTGGAGGATGAAGAACGATGGAGACACCCCCCAAGCCAATGTGTATCAGTCCAAGTATGATCTGGATTGCCTGTATGCAGCCAAGagaaaacaaattatttttgTCCTGATTAGTGTGGAGTGAATCCCTACCAGTCAGGCTTATGAACTGTGCTTGCAACAAATGAACTCTGAAAAGAGCTCTTGTCTTTCAACCACATTCAGAAGCTGGTATGTTCTGGATGAGGTCTCTGAGAACACGGGATCCTATCTGGTGCCTCTCACATTCCCTTGCAAATACCAGCACCTTCCTCTTTCTCTATCCACCTGCTTGCACCCAAACTGCTTTCCCCCATTTCCCTTTCTTGTGCCTCCATCAAGAGAATGGAAGGtggtccctccctctcctcctttcccttccctgatGCCCTGAGTGCTGTGATGATGACTCCATAGTAGATGCAAGGAGGGATGAGAATTCTAATTTTTCTGATGCTGGTCAAGCTAGAAATCCCAGGACCCCTTGCATCCAGCAGGCAACCAATGCAGCATGCCAGGCACCAGGGAGGTGGAACTGAGGGGAGAGATGTAAAAGCAATAAACCAAAAGTGGCACAAAGTTAACAGAATGTGGGAGGGGCCATGAAAGTGGTGGTGCATTGATGGGAGAGCCAGAGTTCTGACTGGCTGAGATCCAGTCCTGGAACCTTGAAAAGTGTGCTGCAATGAGAGATataacaaaacagagagaaatcaaaGGCATGTTTTCGGGGGGCCGATGTATATTGTCCAAAACTCTGTTGAGATGTACACATCCTCCAAATCCTGTTAGAGATGATCACCCCAATCTTATAGCTGGGCTCTACCACTGGAACTAGTGTCCCAACAGAGCAATGTGCTTTCCAACATCACAAAAGGCACTCCAGAACCAGGTGGAGCcatgcacttccagtttgccaccAAAAAGGTTGCAGAGGCATGCACCAGCAGGTAGAGGAACACCAATGACAATGGTGAATCAGtggcagggcagaacagggagtggggagggcaggacaaAGGGAAAGTGGAAGGGAGTAGCACCTGGCACGGGAAACTttcgctggattctatccccttcctcacctcctgcatgcccctttctctccttggtcttgctggtgcaggtctgaggagatctatTTGCAAATGGGgcggtaagggaaaatattttctcttacctctcccaagccttcatatctgcccctctccccccccccccccacaataacaTGCAGGATAGCCTGTATAGGtgggggaaagaataggattgggtttctAGTCCATTTAGTGAAATACCGCAGACTCTCGCCTATAAGTCAAACCCACAGATAACTCAAGGGCAGGTTTtggaatcatggaattttctataagTCGGATGAACCTAGgggtgtgtctgactatagttttgtctgattttaccccaggccagatcctgaaaaataacctaccactaattgttacctaagaactgtagtctctaatttattaaaaacatagtaaaagatcataagatacatttttattctttttaaattctggtcttcaccacctttttgtaaacacgatcagagtaagtgcactgtaaactacataccagtaaaacagtggttcccaacctggtattcatgtactcccagggacactcaacaggacctttatgggtacttgaaaaagaatggaataatggcagaaaaaggcaggccatgctccagaatgccttccaagacaggaatgccttgcaagaaccagcaaggcaggaagggaggtagctagttggctgtgaaagccccaccaatagctagtttttggtcatcaattcatctatgaaccagtgattgaaaaccagcacagtgaaaaagctgaaacataatatggaaagtgatcaatcacccagaatttctcagcacacttctggtgcaaaacagtgcaaaggcagttcttcaaacaaat
This window contains:
- the LOC136657053 gene encoding membrane-spanning 4-domains subfamily A member 8-like isoform X2 — encoded protein: MAAVNGTILFIPTNGANVIQAGQGMPGVMIQPPGTVQCVGQPFGSPSSQPQQTQRVGALEKLLEVETKTLGAIQIILGLIHIGLGGVSIVLHPPRYIPLAAYSGYPFWSGIFFIVSGSLSVSTEKHLNFSLVKCAVGMNITSAVMALIGIGVQIAELAINSPERFHISDHYGLSLWYSRTGICVLLLLFTILEFCITVSTAHFGCEATCCKTDPTIAFVPYPVAGSAPPAEVMILGNRGNVDVAEGHSCPPSYEENCPASKNEVY
- the LOC136657053 gene encoding membrane-spanning 4-domains subfamily A member 8-like isoform X1, encoding MSARGGGYEVLLEQSFWVQHPARLELHCPSWAPGLIGSPGPKRSTRVTDPGNSKMAAVNGTILFIPTNGANVIQAGQGMPGVMIQPPGTVQCVGQPFGSPSSQPQQTQRVGALEKLLEVETKTLGAIQIILGLIHIGLGGVSIVLHPPRYIPLAAYSGYPFWSGIFFIVSGSLSVSTEKHLNFSLVKCAVGMNITSAVMALIGIGVQIAELAINSPERFHISDHYGLSLWYSRTGICVLLLLFTILEFCITVSTAHFGCEATCCKTDPTIAFVPYPVAGSAPPAEVMILGNRGNVDVAEGHSCPPSYEENCPASKNEVY